The following proteins come from a genomic window of Corynebacterium hansenii:
- a CDS encoding metallophosphoesterase family protein, with protein MDEQRDSRAGDDSAVRFLHTSDWQLGMTRWFLKEGDGEAQARYSADRLEAVRGLGRLAQERGAEFIVVAGDVFESNTLPDRDFQRSLDVIRELPVPVYLLPGNHDALDATSIYHRRVFGEVEEKGVHVLRDSSPVEVRPGVEIVGAPLTTRAPDVDVLAEALEELEPTGGVRIAVAHGQVAGFGAEVGATLSLDAVAAAVEKRAVHYVAVGDSHSTQRLDGEGRVWFSGSPETTDYDDKERDSGNVLVVDAWPDRAPHVETVRVGQWDFRAMERDFADAGDARAWLDELRMLSDKSRTCVKYSLRGTLNLIADAELKRGLREIEPSFAALYRRGSGSEVTVVPEDGDIDSLGVNGFPLDAAERLKARTADLTLAEDDRRTAADALALLARLAGTGK; from the coding sequence ATGGATGAGCAGCGGGATTCGCGGGCTGGGGACGATTCGGCGGTGCGGTTCCTGCACACGTCGGACTGGCAGCTGGGCATGACGCGGTGGTTCCTCAAGGAGGGCGACGGCGAGGCCCAGGCCAGGTACTCGGCCGACCGTCTGGAGGCGGTGCGCGGGCTCGGCCGGCTGGCGCAGGAGCGCGGGGCGGAGTTCATCGTCGTCGCCGGCGACGTCTTCGAGTCGAACACGTTGCCCGACCGCGATTTCCAGCGGTCGCTCGACGTGATCCGCGAGCTGCCGGTGCCGGTGTACCTGCTGCCGGGCAACCACGACGCGCTGGATGCGACGTCGATCTACCATCGCCGGGTGTTCGGCGAGGTGGAGGAGAAGGGCGTCCACGTGCTGCGGGATTCCTCCCCGGTCGAGGTCCGGCCCGGCGTCGAGATCGTCGGCGCCCCGCTGACCACCCGCGCGCCGGACGTCGATGTGCTGGCCGAGGCGCTGGAGGAGCTCGAGCCGACCGGCGGCGTGCGCATCGCCGTCGCCCACGGCCAGGTCGCGGGCTTCGGCGCGGAAGTCGGGGCGACGCTGTCGCTGGATGCCGTGGCCGCGGCGGTGGAGAAGCGGGCGGTGCATTACGTCGCGGTCGGCGATTCGCATTCGACGCAGCGGCTCGACGGCGAGGGACGGGTGTGGTTCTCGGGATCGCCGGAGACCACCGATTACGACGACAAGGAGCGCGACTCGGGCAACGTGCTCGTCGTCGACGCGTGGCCGGATCGCGCCCCGCACGTGGAAACCGTGCGCGTGGGCCAATGGGATTTCCGGGCGATGGAACGCGATTTCGCCGACGCGGGCGACGCGCGGGCGTGGCTCGACGAGCTGCGGATGCTCAGCGACAAGTCGCGGACCTGCGTCAAGTACTCGCTGCGCGGGACGCTCAACCTCATCGCCGATGCGGAACTGAAGCGGGGGCTGCGAGAGATCGAGCCGTCGTTCGCCGCGCTGTACAGGCGGGGCAGCGGTTCGGAGGTCACCGTGGTGCCGGAGGACGGCGACATCGATTCGCTGGGCGTCAACGGTTTCCCGCTCGATGCCGCCGAGCGGCTGAAGGCGCGGACCGCTGATCTGACGCTGGCGGAAGACGACCGCCGCACCGCTGCGGATGCGCTGGCGCTGCTCGCGCGCCTGGCCGGGACCGGGAAGTAG